ATTGATAGCTTAAagtaaatttacttgccataaAATTGTGATATAAATACCCTAATGACCCACTTTCCCTTTcttgatttttgttttgaatatcattctaaaattatgataattacTGCTTCAAGTTTTGGTCATAATTTAAATTTCCTTCCATGTTACTCCAGCATAATTTATTCAGTATTATTTATACAATAAAGGTTTCCCCTAATGTCTCTGGTATGTTGACTTTCTATCATCCCTGAGTCACATCACAACATAAATCAGTTCCCCATGAATGACATcacatcatagaccctacactctATGACCACATTACTAGTAAATTTCATTGAATGTtcggtaagcaggtaaaatctacccgagttcctcCCCTGGAATTTTTCTAGCACTGCAATGCCCACCCAAATTATGATACATGATGTGTATTAGCTTTGCAAATTGTACCAGCTTTGTACccctgttaccggggttcccagaccttagtaaaaacattgTTATCACATCTTATCTGTCCTACATCACTTCAAACTATGTCCAACACTggattacatcacatcacattacattattatattgtTATACAATACATTATCACACCAGGTTACACCAAGACTACATAACTCTAGACCTACTTTTTGTTCTAAAATGTGAGattttataatattacatgATATCTTGGTTAAATATTCGCAACTACATCTTAAACTATGTCGATGAATAGATTTGAATTACCTACATTTTTAAAGTAAACATCAGTGTCACTCAGGTAAGAAATTATTTATCTAGTTCATTGCCATGACACTGACAATAAAACCATAATTAGTGAATTTGAGAGAAAACTAACACCtatcataatttattcacatGTTTTAATCTTCAAGTCTTCCACTTTTTATGAATACAATTGATGTGAACCTATTATGTTATAACGATCTAATTACTGTTAACGGCTCATCAGTTTTTATAATTGTTAATAATGTTGATTTGAAGGACATCTGACTGATTCACTTTACTTTACGACCTACCAACAAAAAATGATTCACTGATGAGTCAGTATTTTTACCAGAATCGGGGAAAGTGCGAGTCATCAGGAATGGAAGTAATTAGAAGGGAaccaaaaaaaattaatcattgcAGTATTTGAGGTATAGGTGGGACAAGTTTTATTAAATTGTACCTTGGGCAGCTTTCAGGTGGGTATGGTGCTGGTACTATCACACTTCTTGACTTGGGATCTTGGGTGATATGGGTAGGTATGAACTTGATAATGACTATATAAGTATTACTTATTTCGATTGCCCacaacaatttacaaaaaaatgtatatatcgAAAAacgaaaaaatacaaataatgacaagttatttcatataatatttagtgtgtaatattataataatattgatgtgACAAACTGCGTCCAAGTTCAGCTTGATTTGCCGAGTAAATGTTATTCAAATACATTGTAGCCTTTAAAAAAAAGCTAAGATAGTTCGAGTAATTGGTTGCTATGGGCACTAAATCACCGACTATTGTTTACCGGTACGACTGACGTGAAATAACACAGAACACCTCGAATGAATGGGAGTTCACTCAAGATCTGTGccgaaacaacaacaacattacgTAATTTATCTCCTGCGGTTTACTTGTTCCACTGCGCAGACTCCAAGATCTTGCGCTGCCATTACCGATTCCCttcgttttattttgtcttttgtcaCCATAATAACGAGAAATAGTGGCTGTGAATCATTTTACATGATGAACAATACGTTATGACTCACTTTAAGTACTGCTTTTCCTGACACAGTTTCAATTAATGCATCGAAACTTAGAGTTCCAACGGTGACAAACACTATCTTCTCATTACCCGCCATGATGTTGCCATTTTTGGATATGCATCCTCTTTCGACAGATGTTAATATCATTGGTATATCAGTAGtgaatatttttcaatttttcacaaaaataatttataacTTTATCTATTGATTAATATCAATCAATATGTACACGTTttattaaatataacaaaattagAAAATTTGGACACAAGAAAAATATCGTACGAGGAGAGTCGTTGTATTACCTCTCCTGGAACGAGTGACACGTGGTttcgcaatgcatcttggactACGCACAGCATACAAAAAATGGCAGTAGCGTGTGTGTCTCTGTTCCCGCCTCGTGATGAATGTATTTATACATCCTGCTATTGGTAAGTTTTGCGCTAAAAAGACGATGCAACATATTAGTAATTATTTGTGGAATGTCACAGTGCGGTATTTTTTGGTTTTACGGGAAAATGTCAACTGGTGGAAACGATTTTTGAGACTCCCGCCTAGAGAATCGTTAGCATGAGGCCAAGGGTCATAGTGAAGCGTCGCGTGGGCTTTGGGGCCTCGTGGTTTACGACGCGGGAACACcagaaaaatacatattttgaaaaattatcaCTAAAAAGGTACACCCTGAAGTTTTCTCAAATATTttaagtttatttcattttggtgTTTATATTTTGTGGACGTTTTTGGCGCCGTTTCAAACTCACGTGTTGACGAGTTTTTGTTCACACTCAATTTGAAAAATGCTCGTAAATTTGAAACAGTCGCTGTTAGAAAGTTGGTTCTACTGGGGCAAAAGCCATCAGTGGTCACTACAAATTATTAACAAATTGCTTTCACACTTCCCTGAACAATCCTTATCGATTATTTACCATTTTTGGGCCGCAAAATTCTTTTTATCCACGAAAGAAAAATTGGCTTTTTGTTCTTTGGTCCAACATGTGTGTCGTCCATTTTCTACTACGAAGTGTTTACTATGGCCCCATGTAATTTGCATGCATACAATTATGTGAGGGTATTTGTTAGTCTGCATGTTCATTCATGAAGGGTATGTACAGTTGAGTTCAAAAAATTGTagtaattttttcaaaaaagaaagattTAAGTTTGAAAGATAACAATGGACACATTTGGTTATTGGCTGGCGTGACCTTTTCGCAGAACTCGGATAAAAAGTAGCATTTTTCTTGCCAATTAGCAAGCTGACCTATTTCGCGTCGTAAGCATTTCGCGCCAATATCGTTGAAGTGAACTTTGAAAAAACGGAGGGAAAATCAAACACTCGTGTCTTGTGCTTGTTTGAACTGCATGCAAAGATATCGGAAACTATTGTATCGTGAATTAGTAAAGTTTTTAGTTTACGTTTTGGATTTTTTAGTCGAACAATGGGCGGGAAAACACAGGAAAATTACTATGGAATGTGCGACGTGAAAACAACATGGCATTTTGCCAAGAAAGGCGCTTGTTATGATTGAGTCATACTTTGCCatagtaatattttgtgtacGCAAAACGAGTCttatttttctctcttttcATACGACAGTGAAGAAAACGTATGGAAATTGTGCGACTTTGTCAGGAAGGGTGAAGTGGAAAACTTAGAAAAACTATTCGTGGTTTTCATATCAAATGAGAGGAGGGCAGTAAGTGATTATACAGTTGTCTTGTATAAACATGGACGATTTTTGCTTGCGAGAATATAGGATTTTGAGATGTTACTTTGTGTGGGTACTTTTGGCAGAGCAAATTCTTCCAAAAACTAAGGCATTTATTATAGAGACATTGTAAAGAGACTTGAAAAGCATGCAAGTTAAtgtaatctttttttttgttttcagataCCTCTATGGAAGCAAAAAGCATCACAATCAACAGATGAACCAGTAATTTGGGTGagtatttcaaatttttgaatCAGGAAATTCAAATAATATGTTGAGTGAATGATTAACTTTTGATATATTGCCTACCCTTCACAAGTAGGCATGGTTTATTTGCATTCAATGAAAGGGAGGGAAAACATATGAAACTAGTTGTACACTTACACGATAATTATCTTTACCCAATCTTGTTCAATACAGATGTATTCATGAAAATGCATGCATTAACTTGTCCCCTGCCAAGAGGAAATAATGAAGTCCATTTTGTAAGCAACTATTGTACTAACAAATAGGCCACACAACCTTTGTTCCATGTCCAGACACTTAACTAATTATTTTACACCTTTCTTTCAGGATTATCATGTAATTTTGGTGCTCAAAGAACAGGGCCAGGAAGGGCAAGTGTTTGATTTGGATACCTTGCTATCTTTTCCCTGCCAGTTTTCAGACTACTCCCTTGCAACATTCAGGTCAGATGAGATGCTTTTACCACAGTATCACAGGTGAGTGTTAAGAGAATTTAGGGGATAATATAAATGAAACTGAAGTTTTTTGAGATATTGAACAGATAAAAGATTCTGGCACCAATCTGATGAAATGAATTTTTCCCATTCATATATTGTACAGAATGTTTCGGGTCATACCAGCAAAAGTTTTCATTGAGACGTTTGCATCTGATCGGTCTCATATGAAGAAGGATGGTGAGTGGCAGTCTCCACCTCCAACATACCCATGTATTGAAACTGAAGGTGAGAATCACTTGCCCAAACTTGCATGTTCTTATATTAAATGTGTCCTTTGATAAAGACCTACATAGTACTAATATTCTGTAATTCTGTCTGTTGTAGCTTCCAAAATGAACCTTGATGACTTCATCAACATGAATCGTGATGTTGGACAGGGGGAGGTTATCAATTTAGAAGATCTAAATTCAAAATTTGCCTGAGTATGCAAAGAAGgatattcaaaacatttaatGAATGTTGCAGAAAACTGGATTGTTTGAATGAAACTTGTTGCTGTACTTAGTTGGTGATAATCAGACTGCATAACTAGTATACTCTTACCagtgcaattttatttttgggCTTCCCATTCCTCTTAACTTCAGAGGAAAAGATTTGTCATTTACAGATGTGTGTATTGTAATGTCTTCAGCTCTGTTCACTTAATGTGCAATAAAGTGTCTTCTGTGTATGTTCTTGTGAAAAGTCTTCGAAACATCAAAGATGCACTGAAAGGGGATTGACCCTCCAGTCTGATTGGTATTTTCATCTGTTGGTTTCCAATCCATACAGTAAATACCATTCAGATTGCAGAGTTTTTCCCCCTTGTCTACCTCTCTAAAGATGGTTAACAGTGTTGAGAAATCTGTAGGTTTTGTGATTGCCGATCCAGTCTCAGTGTGCATTTTCATCTGTCTACATTTGATGGACAGTAAATGCCACTGAGATTAGAGCGTTGGTCACAATGTCATCTCCTGTAAGATTCTCAGATACTGTGTggttttcattatatatttgttGCATCAACTTTGTTGGTCACAATGTGATGATTCTCGGATACCTTATATCTTgttacgtgtgtgtgtgtgtgtgtgtgcatgtattaaTTCTGTTAACTGTATTCTGTAAATGAATTTGTTTATGTGCTTTTGGCCTGGTGTGAAGAATTACAAGAGAATTGTGGCACTTGCCTGCCAATCTGAATGTGCATTTTCACTGTGTGCCTCATACAACAGTAAATGCCATTCAGGTTGACTGGAAAGATGCCTCCTGCGACGACTGAACCTGTCAAGATTGTGGTGGTTGAAGACTTGCTTGGAGAGACAGCTTACGCTCCAGTCTCAATGTGTATTTTCAGCTGTGCTATGTGCAAACAGTAAATACCATTGAGATTGCAGAGTTTGTTGCCACAGATCATCAAGTGTATGCTTTTCGAGTTCACCAGGTTCGTGTTTATACACAAGTGCTATCATGCCATGCTTTTCGAGTTCACCAAGTTTGTGTTTATACACAAGTGCTATCCTGCCatgtatatatcagtgttttgtgcCCTGACTGAAGTTCAGCAATTTATAATCTCATTAAAGATAGTTCACCTGTTAATCCTTGTTGCCATGCATTACCTTTTATGACCTGGTGATGGGGATATTGTTGAAGTGGGAATCCCAATGTAATGACATGTCAAGGTTAATTCTGTTTACCTCCATGACAGTGTCCACTGAAAGCTTAGCTGTTGATACTAGTCTAGTAGTGTCCCATTGTTGTCTGTAATGTAGAAAGTAATTAATCACATATAAACTAAAACTTGGCTTTGTTGTGTGGCGGGTAATACTAATCAAGTATGATGACATCTAATTCTGATGGTGGGAACTATTGTAGACAAAGGattttccagagcaaaattaaaGAATTTGTGAATAGATTGGTCAATGTGGAAAAGTAGATGCCAAGAGCACTTTTTTTGTCAAGTCCACAATTATGTTGATTTCCTTTTTCATTCCAGGACAAAAAATCTAACATTTTACCGGGTTTTCAAATGACTtgttacaaatatattaaaacaGTAGTCACAGACAGATTAGGAAATCTTTTTCGCATGAGTAACTTGAAGCAGTGGACACAAAGCCTTACTAGAGAGAAAGAACAAAAGAATGTCCCACACTGCAGATGTTGTCACACCAGCTGTTTGCTTTTCCATTGTGTCAAACAAAGGCATCGACAATGCATATTAATATGGTTGGTGACAAAGGCAACTTGGTGGTGACACAAGTGTGTTCTTTTCACAACAAAGCTATATAGTTTTTGTCTTCAAAGGTCCAGGTAGCACTTGCTGGAGTTTAGTTCAATTTTTACGGGTGACATCTGTTTCAACAGAAAAATCTTGGCTAGTTTCttttatcaatgacaatgtacattataATATGAAGCCATTGGATGTTTACATCTGTTGCAGTTTTCTGAATGATTActccaattattttttttaataaagaattctgaaataaaaaaaatacaagaatttttaaattaaaaaatctaaattgAACAAAAAGTGTAATAAAATGGCATTAGCTTTGGAAAAGAAGCATTAAAAAAGAATATACCCCTTTGTACATAATTTTTGAATTCCCATTCCCCTATCATGACCACCAGAGTACTACCTATGCTCTCAACGCTGTCGGTGCTAAGTATCCCTGTCCCCTCTAAAACTGCAAGAGAAGTTCAAGCATAATGTGATACAATATTTGTTATTCCTACCTGCCACTCAAGTTGAAGTTAATCCCAATAATTGCTCCCCCGTCCCATTTGAAATATTGAGGTATTTGGATGTggaacaatatttttattcctTGCCCCTCCCCTGTCAAAATTTGTCAATAACAATTGCTCCTCTATCCCATTAAAAATACAATGGAAAGTATTAGCataaaaaatttattttttgctCCCCATCCCAGTCAAATTTGGTCCAGATAATTGCTCCCCTTGCCATTGAAAATgtattatgaatgtataaatgtgTAAGTTGTTTTATTCTGGTCTTCCCTCGAGTCAAAATTAGGCCCAAGAATTGCCTCATTGCAAGTGGTGGTGTACTGCTGAGGGGGAATGCTGTGCATTAATTGctgttttgttatgtaaataaagTTGTTTCATCAAATTGTAGTCTAGTTACAAGTATTGGCCAATTTGATGTGGTGAATAtggcttgatttctttatttacttgtttcattcatgtatttcatatattttcaattcGTTATTCTGAGAGTCATAAACACTTTCCCACGATCACttccagaacaacaaaattgaaaacagttAACAATAAAGTGCCCCCATCAATGGGTTTGTTGAATGGGTAGCTGGCTGTGTTCTTTATGTCTGATTTCAAATCATTTCTTGCATATTTAATTAGTTACTCAGACTGACAAGTGTGTTCATTCATACAGTATAGATGAAGTTTTACcccaaagaatttttttttctggaaatGTTTCTCCAAATCAAATCTCAATAATAATCTTGGTACATTCTcggggctcgaaattaacagtccTGTCTCCACaggactaccaattcttgtcatggggctaccataatttgcagctggtagcccactcagatTACTACTAATTATGCAATGACTttaaggatggaagatttacagacaaaaggtattttaataacatacatatttcccatagaggaactctgttttcagttcatgaATATATGACCATTGGTCACCATCCCTGGGCTACCActtttctgaaattggtagcccactaagACTACCAAAGAAATTTCGAGCTCTGattttacatgtagtacaaGTTATCAAGTATTTTATGACTTGTTAAGTTTTTATCATTCATAAAAAATGTAGATTTTGAATTGAGTAATTTATAGGCCCACTTTGgattataattaaaataaacatggaAAATAGTTGAGTTGTCTGGCAAGGCTATAAATAGTTGGTATAGAGCAAAATAATGATCTCATGTAATCCCAATGGCTCCACTggtaagataacactaatgaatGAACCTGGGATTTGAAATCCTGGTATCAAAAGCAGTTGTTTGGCTGAACTATGGAAAACAATCTTCTGGAACAAAAGAATAaccccatgtaatccttattcaATGTGTCTGTAATAAGGTCATGTCTGctattatattattgtatagGAGAatatgaccttactgcacttGACGCGACAtgttaagataacactaatgcgcTGACCCAGGAGTGAGACATATCCCTtttatattggatttttaatttatgaaacaattttatcatgacctCTATTTGACAAATCAATGCAAAACAACATtggccaagtctgtgtttgttactcaatacacatgtactttgcAAACAGCTTCAGAAATgtgtataagtttattgtacatacaataacaaacatttcacacatttattaatcttttgctatgtattgatttacaaacacagacttggtcaatgttgtttcgtattgatttgtcaagtagaagtcatgataaaattgttttataaattgaaaatcaaaaataaatacccaacccTCATccttatggccactttaagaagcctgatagggctgaacaacacaaaaTATCTCATAGTCTATTTTTAACTGGTTACTTGTGTATTGTTTTACTCTTATTCAAATAAGTGGACATGTATATATTGGTTATTAGGCCATCAAGACATCAATGAACCACCCTTGCATATTAGAAAGggaaagatatacatgtatataacctCAACAAATTGAAATGACCTGAACTCTGAATCCTCAATTGATTTAACTAGTTCCTTATATAAGCACAGAAAAGTAAgtttgttacttgtctgtgtataAGTTATTCTAGTACATTCTTGTGGTCTCCTCTGTGTACTTAATAGTGCAGTACTGTAACAGATTAGCAGTGCATCCAAAGATTGTGTAATTGCTTCCCCAATGAAACTTGTGTACTCCCCTGAGTAGGGAAGGCTGTCACTTATGGTGAATAGTTAGACAAATAGTAATAACTTAACTTCCAATTGCCCTTCCCAAAACTATTTCCCCTCCCAGAACTGTCATTGGGGACATGACCATAAGAAAGTGCAAGCTTGGAGTGGAGATCTATCCCTCAGTAATTCGAGAATTAATAGATTAACCCCAATAAATATGAGACTGTTCattcttttgtctttctcaTAATACCTATAGATGTGGTTGTAGTTGTCAGATTGTTAACCCTGTGGTCTATCATTAGATTCCAGTCCTAAAGATCTCTAATCATTTCACCATTATAGTTTGAGAGTTAGTAAACAAATAGTGGAAAAAATATGACTGTATACTGTCAAATTCAACATCAACACCAAACATCTTGTGCATGTCTccaaatttatcacatttatacAGTTCTTTATGCTACAACTGTGggttttattttgtatgttacaAATGGCTTGATGTTACCATTTGACCCTGAAGGTAAAGGTCAGATTTGGTTATCTGATATGTTTGCTCTGCAGCCGTTTTTTATAGTCAAGGGATCCCTATCATATGTAATAAATGGTTTGATTGTGCCATTTGACCCTGATAAGTAAGGTCAAGGTCAGTAGAAAGTATGCTTTAGTTAAGCTCCAGTGGTGAATGTTACAGTCTGAATTACCTACTCGGGAAACATGAGTAACAAAGCAAACAAGAGTCCCATTTTCTTGTGAAagttgtgtttgaaataaaataaaaactggtaGCTCTCTTATCTTCAAATATTTGCATGCTAATGTACTCcatatctgattaaaatctaatgttgTGAATACTTtctaaataaattatttctttatttttaactcTTCAATTACTCtcattcattttcaatttgtttgttCTGAGAGTAAGTGCCTCCTCCCTATGTACATCTGACCACTGAGAGTGAGTGCCTCCTTCCTATGTACATCTGACCACTGAGAGTGAGTGCCTCCCTATGTACATCTGACCACTGAGAGTGAGTGCCTCCTTCCTATGTACATCTGACCACTGAGAGTGAGTGCCTCCCTATGTACATCTGACCACTGAGAGTGAGTGCCTCCCTATGTACATCTGACCACTGAGAGTGAGTGCCTCCCTATGTACATCTGTAGGAGTTCACATTCAAATCCAGCACGTACAAATAGCCAATCAAAATTCGCCTTACATTTAACACTCCAGGTTTGATGttgaacacaaacaaacacacacacacacacacacacacacacacacacacacacacacacacaaccataacaataacatcattgtctgaACTTGAGCTCTGAGGAGCTGTCCCTGTAAGTTTTTGAAGTTCTCATTGATAGAGAGGGTGTAACTCAGTGCATGGGTTTAGAATGTGGTATTCGGTCAGATGTAGGAAGGAGATGCTCACTCttagaacaacaaaattgaaggacatagaggtaaataaagaaatcagcATTCACTACAGATTGGGTCGTACTCTACTCTATCAGTAAACCTCTAAACTAAACATTGGTATTTTAAACAAAAGCAATCAGAACAGAGTTTTGATATACAATAAAGATTGTTATTGACCAAGTAGCACAAACATTAATTTCAGACACAGTCActgtaatcattgtaaataaatgtacttAAGTCTCCATTCTACttggaaaatttacaaaaacaaaaacttatAAACTGAAGTTACAGGGCATATTTAGTATTTCCAGTATTGTTGATGCATGGTCTAAATTCTAAAATGCAATCCAAACCAAACATCATATCATCAGATGCAAGGGACTTTAAGATTAGCCCCAACAGGTATGGCCTGGAGGGGCTATAGGAATAACCCATGTCCGGCTGTGTCGGCACATCTCTGACACCTGGCTGCACCCACCTATTGTGGTTTCTTAGGGAGCCtgcagtaattacaagggggaagGCTGGGGATGGTTCTCAGGGAGATCTGCAgtcatattttaaagaaaaaaagtatTAGAGGCTCTGCGCATGCacactttactttgactcattatattatctaattttgcattatttttttattttgacatcccaccactgccaccagcTCCACATGCTTACAAGccagtgtatatttttttctgctgaagcaacgaGATACATTTGTTAAGCACTGTCGCAAAGAGGCTTATAGTGATTTATGAcattctaataataataatgcctTATTTAGTAACCTTACAGCATGCTATGTAATACATTGACAAATACATGgacaaaatgtcacatgacaatacaacatgctatggaaagcatggtatagtaagtacagacaaaatgtaacaacattacATACAGCATGGTGGCtatggaaagcatggtatagtaaatacatagataaaatatcacattacatacagCATGGTGGCtatggaaagcatggtatagtaaatacatagataaaatatcacattacatacagCAGGATGGCtatggaaagcatggtatagttaatacatagataaaatatcacattacatacagCATGGTGGCtatggaaagcatggtatagttaatacatagataaaatatcacattacatacagCATATGGTGGCtatggaaagcatggtatagtaaatacatagataaaatatcacattacatacagCATGGTGGCtatggaaagcatggtatagtaaat
This window of the Glandiceps talaboti chromosome 16, keGlaTala1.1, whole genome shotgun sequence genome carries:
- the LOC144447317 gene encoding protein N-terminal glutamine amidohydrolase-like isoform X1, with product MENLDTRKISYEESRCITSPGTSDTWFRNASWTTHSIQKMAVACVSLFPPRDECIYTSCYCEENVWKLCDFVRKGEVENLEKLFVVFISNERRAIPLWKQKASQSTDEPVIWDYHVILVLKEQGQEGQVFDLDTLLSFPCQFSDYSLATFRSDEMLLPQYHRMFRVIPAKVFIETFASDRSHMKKDGEWQSPPPTYPCIETEASKMNLDDFINMNRDVGQGEVINLEDLNSKFA
- the LOC144447317 gene encoding protein N-terminal glutamine amidohydrolase-like isoform X2 yields the protein MRPRVIVKRRVGFGASWFTTREHQKNTYFEKLSLKSEENVWKLCDFVRKGEVENLEKLFVVFISNERRAIPLWKQKASQSTDEPVIWDYHVILVLKEQGQEGQVFDLDTLLSFPCQFSDYSLATFRSDEMLLPQYHRMFRVIPAKVFIETFASDRSHMKKDGEWQSPPPTYPCIETEASKMNLDDFINMNRDVGQGEVINLEDLNSKFA